The Leifsonia xyli genomic sequence GACGGTCCCGCTGCGACCCAGGTCTCCGACCCCTTCGTCACCCGGCCGACGAGGTACCGCTTGTGGCCGCCGCGCGCCTGCCGCTGCGCGATGGGCAGGGTCAGCGGGAACGCGTAGACATCGCCCTGGGGGCTGACGACCAGCTCCCAGCGGGCGCGGCCGGGGTTGAACGTGCTCGTGAAGATGCGCGACATGATCGACTGTTTGTATCGCGCCGGGGCAACCCGTCGCCATGAAGATGACGACCTGTTGCGTCACCCTTCGCCGCGTTACGCGATCGGCTCGGCGAAGCGGGCGAGGAAGGCGCGCGTGCGGTCCTCCTGCGGTGCGCCGAACAGCTGCGCGGGCGGCCCCTGCTCGGCGATGACGCCCGCGTCGAGGAACACGACGCGGTCGGCGACGTCGCGAGCGAAGGCCATCTCGTGGGTCGCCATGACGATCGTGGTGCCGGACGCCTTGAGCGAGCGGATGAGCTCGAGCACCTCTCCGACGAGCTCCGGGTCGAGGGCGCTGGTCACCTCGTCGAGCAGCAGCAGCTCGGGGTCGGTCGCGATCGCGCGGACGATCGCCGCGCGTTGCTGCTGGCCGCCGGAGAGCCGGTCGGGGAAGTCCTTGGCCTTGTCGCCCAGGCCGATCCCGTCGAGCAGGGCGAGCGCCTTCCGCTCGGCCTCCGCCTTCGGGAGGCGGTGCACGCGGCGGGAGGCGAGCGTCACGTTGTCGAGCACCGACAGGTGCGGGAAGAGGTTGTAGTGCTGGAAGACGACGCCGATCCGCCCGCGGACCGCGTCCGCGTCGACGCGCGGGTCACTGATGTCCTGCTGGCCGAGAAAGATCTGCCCGTCGTCGAGCTGCTCCAGGAGATTGACGGTGCGCAGCAGCGTCGACTTGCCCGAGCCGCTCGACCCGATGAGGGCGACCACCTCGTGCTGGTGCACGTCGAGATCGATGCCGCGGAGCACCTCCACGTCCCCGAAGCGCTTGCGCACGCCGCGCAGGCGCAGGACCGGCCCGCTCATACGATGCTCCCGATCTGCTCGCGGCGGCGGATGCGCGCCGCGTACCAGTCCGTCAGCCGGATCATCGGGAGCGCGAGCAGGACGAACAGCAGCCCCGCCAAGACGTACGGGGTGAAGTTGTACGTCGCCGCGGTCTCGATCTGGGCGGCGCGCACCGCATCCACCGCTCCGAGCACCGAGATCAGGCCGACGTCCTTCTGCATCGCGACGAAGTCGTTCATCAGGGCAGGGGTCACCTTGCGGACAGCCTGGGGCAGGATCACGAGCCGCAGTGTCTGCGAGTGCGACAGCCCGAGCCCGCGGGCGGCGAGCCGCTGCGAGGGGTGCACGGCCTCGATGCCCGCCCGGAACACCTCCGAGACGTACGCCGAGTAGACCAGGATGAGCGCGATAGTGCCCCAGAACTCCGGTGGCATGCGCGGGAAGACGCCCAGCCCGGGCAGGCCGAAGCCCACGAGGTAGAGGACGATGATCAGCGGCATCCCGCGGAACAGGTCCGTGTACCCGGCGGCCAGCGCCCGCAGCGGGAAGAAGATGGGCCCGCGCAGTGTGCGCGCGGTGGCGAGCAGGATGCTGACGATCAGCACGCCGATCGCGGCGACGATGAGCACCCGGATGTTGAGCAGCAGCCCGTCGAAGACACGCGGCCACGCCTCGACGGCGACCGCGGGGTCGAAGAACGTCTGCTGCACCCGCGCCCACCCGGGCGTATTGATCACGAACACCCAGGCCAGGACCGCGACCACCAGGGTGCTGGCCAGGCTGATCAGCACCGAGCGCGTGGTCTGACGCTTGCGGTAGAGCCGGCGGTCGAGCTCCACCGCGCTGGGCGGAGGAGAGCCGGTCGACGCGGGA encodes the following:
- a CDS encoding peptide ABC transporter ATP-binding protein; this translates as MSGPVLRLRGVRKRFGDVEVLRGIDLDVHQHEVVALIGSSGSGKSTLLRTVNLLEQLDDGQIFLGQQDISDPRVDADAVRGRIGVVFQHYNLFPHLSVLDNVTLASRRVHRLPKAEAERKALALLDGIGLGDKAKDFPDRLSGGQQQRAAIVRAIATDPELLLLDEVTSALDPELVGEVLELIRSLKASGTTIVMATHEMAFARDVADRVVFLDAGVIAEQGPPAQLFGAPQEDRTRAFLARFAEPIA
- a CDS encoding ABC transporter permease, which translates into the protein MSTTTSTPPASTGSPPPSAVELDRRLYRKRQTTRSVLISLASTLVVAVLAWVFVINTPGWARVQQTFFDPAVAVEAWPRVFDGLLLNIRVLIVAAIGVLIVSILLATARTLRGPIFFPLRALAAGYTDLFRGMPLIIVLYLVGFGLPGLGVFPRMPPEFWGTIALILVYSAYVSEVFRAGIEAVHPSQRLAARGLGLSHSQTLRLVILPQAVRKVTPALMNDFVAMQKDVGLISVLGAVDAVRAAQIETAATYNFTPYVLAGLLFVLLALPMIRLTDWYAARIRRREQIGSIV